From the Streptomyces pluripotens genome, one window contains:
- a CDS encoding universal stress protein yields the protein MTEQHEEHAHRFELGTDGPKVVLVGVDGSDSSLRAAAYAAGLARRQHALLAVVYVQPVLAAGAALGAPVSETTDEIAEDLIAQIRAAAERVKGMFEVRWEFHTFPGDPYNGLVTAADELKADAVVVGASQQAGHRLIGSVAVRLVKAGRWPVTVVP from the coding sequence GTGACGGAACAGCACGAAGAGCACGCGCACCGATTCGAGCTCGGCACGGACGGGCCCAAGGTCGTCCTGGTCGGGGTGGACGGCTCCGACTCCTCGCTGCGGGCCGCGGCGTACGCGGCTGGTCTGGCCCGGCGGCAGCACGCTCTGCTGGCCGTGGTGTACGTGCAGCCCGTGCTCGCGGCCGGGGCCGCGCTCGGGGCGCCGGTCTCGGAAACGACCGACGAGATCGCCGAGGACCTGATCGCGCAGATCCGGGCGGCGGCCGAGCGGGTCAAGGGGATGTTCGAGGTGCGCTGGGAGTTCCACACCTTTCCCGGTGACCCCTACAACGGCCTGGTCACGGCTGCCGATGAGCTCAAGGCGGACGCGGTGGTCGTGGGTGCCTCGCAACAGGCGGGGCACCGGCTCATCGGCTCGGTGGCGGTCCGGCTGGTGAAGGCGGGGCGCTGGCCCGTGACCGTCGTTCCGTAG